The Endozoicomonas montiporae CL-33 genome contains a region encoding:
- a CDS encoding lipase family protein has product MVRQGDDIVLAFAGTEPGSADETGRSDTVKTDVTQWLGMSSPMYRSAAAVMDLLLSHEPLSNCKVSVAGHSLGGGLAQFAYTAMQGRHDPERLGGAITINPAGLSQGTLDQLGDERVSMAKDNIQNIRIKGDPVSPSGKKGKMEIAVKGNLIGSIMTLPDPEKRGMGVHSSDVAIDVLDFHSNESPRRHIL; this is encoded by the coding sequence GTGGTTCGTCAGGGAGACGACATTGTACTGGCGTTTGCAGGAACCGAGCCCGGTTCTGCAGATGAAACCGGACGCAGTGATACCGTAAAAACGGATGTTACCCAGTGGCTTGGCATGTCATCGCCCATGTACCGAAGTGCTGCAGCCGTTATGGACCTTCTGCTTTCTCATGAGCCGTTGTCAAACTGTAAAGTTAGTGTCGCGGGCCATTCATTAGGCGGTGGTCTGGCTCAGTTTGCTTATACGGCTATGCAGGGAAGACATGATCCGGAGCGTCTGGGAGGCGCGATTACGATCAATCCGGCCGGGTTATCACAGGGTACTCTCGATCAGCTGGGTGATGAAAGAGTCAGTATGGCTAAAGACAATATTCAGAATATTCGTATCAAGGGTGATCCGGTTTCTCCGAGTGGAAAAAAAGGCAAAATGGAGATTGCGGTTAAAGGAAACTTGATTGGCTCAATTATGACATTGCCTGACCCTGAAAAAAGAGGGATGGGCGTTCATAGTAGCGATGTAGCGATCGATGTTTTGGACTTTCACTCAAATGAATCACCCCGAAGACATATTCTTTGA
- the mltB gene encoding lytic murein transglycosylase B, which produces MAIFSKNKILALTTGCLISTVMMAAPVPESTQGGKQASTQQQASTQQQASTQQKASYAPARPEVEAFINDLVKNEQFSRKELETLLGKAKKSDRVLELISRPAERTLEWKDYRKIFMTDQRVNEGIDFWMAHADTLAKAEKEYGVPASIIVAIIGVETYYGRQTGGFKVLDALSTLSFDYPPRSTFFTQQLKEFLILVREQKLDPHELTGSYAGAMGIPQFIPSSYRAYAVDFTGDGQSNIWQQEEDAIGSVGNYLKENGWRAGKPIASKARVQGTKYEQAIGKTVRPAKTLKQLEAAGWKPVNVLPSATKAAAMSFEGDNGTEYWLGMENFRVITTYNRSKLYAMAVHQLAKEVNTGYKTALQKKKTDATMANKS; this is translated from the coding sequence ATGGCCATTTTTTCCAAAAACAAAATACTGGCACTGACCACGGGCTGTCTGATCTCAACGGTGATGATGGCTGCTCCTGTGCCAGAAAGTACACAGGGCGGAAAACAGGCTTCTACTCAACAGCAGGCTTCTACTCAACAGCAGGCTTCTACTCAACAGAAAGCCTCTTATGCGCCAGCCCGGCCAGAGGTTGAAGCGTTTATTAATGATCTGGTCAAAAATGAACAGTTTTCCAGAAAAGAACTGGAAACGTTGCTCGGCAAAGCAAAGAAGTCTGATCGGGTACTTGAGTTGATCAGCCGTCCGGCTGAAAGAACGCTGGAATGGAAAGATTATCGCAAGATCTTTATGACCGATCAGCGAGTGAACGAAGGCATCGACTTCTGGATGGCTCACGCCGACACACTGGCCAAGGCCGAAAAAGAGTATGGTGTGCCCGCTTCCATTATCGTTGCCATTATCGGTGTAGAAACGTACTACGGCCGACAAACCGGTGGCTTCAAGGTACTGGATGCCCTTTCAACCCTGAGTTTTGATTACCCACCCCGCAGCACGTTTTTTACCCAGCAGTTAAAAGAGTTCCTGATCCTGGTACGTGAACAAAAGCTTGACCCTCATGAGCTGACCGGCTCTTATGCCGGAGCTATGGGTATTCCACAGTTTATACCGTCCAGCTACAGGGCTTATGCCGTTGATTTTACCGGTGATGGTCAATCCAATATCTGGCAACAGGAAGAAGATGCCATTGGCAGTGTGGGTAATTACCTCAAAGAAAATGGCTGGCGGGCTGGAAAACCTATTGCCAGTAAAGCCCGGGTTCAGGGAACCAAATATGAGCAAGCTATTGGTAAAACCGTCAGACCGGCCAAAACCCTGAAACAGCTGGAAGCAGCAGGCTGGAAGCCGGTAAACGTGTTACCATCGGCGACCAAAGCGGCTGCCATGTCCTTTGAAGGGGACAATGGCACAGAGTACTGGCTGGGGATGGAAAACTTTCGTGTCATCACCACCTACAATCGCAGCAAGCTGTATGCGATGGCCGTTCATCAGTTGGCAAAAGAAGTCAATACTGGCTATAAGACAGCCTTACAAAAGAAAAAAACAGACGCCACCATGGCGAATAAGTCCTGA
- the rodA gene encoding rod shape-determining protein RodA, giving the protein MAEQDFVRQLNDDHGFAQTRDWSEKFHIDFLLMGLLMILCCAGLLILYSASGKDTDVVVRQALYMLVGFVGMVVIAQFSPRMLMRFSPWMYAGGVVLLLAVLLIGIQSKGAQRWIQLPFIRFQPSEIIKLIMPIVVATYLSSRPLPPSVKDIVITLIIIGVPVGLIAKQPDLGTSLLIGSSGAFVLLLAGLRKRLIFSAIMLAIPAVFVFWQFLMRDYQKQRVLTFLNPESDPWGAGWNIIQSKIAIGSGGLYGKGWLQGTQSHLDFLPESHTDFIIAVLAEEMGLVGCLMLLVLYALIIGRGLFITLKAQTLFGRLLAGSITLTFFVYIFVNIGMVSGLLPVVGVPLPLVSRGGTSLVTLMAGFGMLMSVHTHKTFHHRMR; this is encoded by the coding sequence ATGGCTGAACAGGATTTTGTACGACAGCTTAATGATGATCATGGTTTTGCCCAGACCCGGGACTGGTCGGAGAAGTTTCATATTGATTTTCTCCTGATGGGTCTTCTGATGATTCTTTGCTGTGCCGGATTGCTGATTCTCTACAGCGCCAGCGGCAAGGATACGGATGTGGTGGTTCGTCAAGCTCTGTATATGCTGGTGGGTTTTGTCGGCATGGTGGTGATTGCCCAGTTTTCACCACGAATGTTGATGCGCTTTTCACCCTGGATGTACGCCGGTGGTGTTGTACTTTTATTAGCAGTGCTGTTGATTGGTATACAGTCAAAAGGCGCACAACGATGGATTCAGTTGCCTTTTATACGGTTTCAGCCGTCTGAAATTATCAAACTGATCATGCCCATCGTGGTGGCGACTTATCTGTCGAGTCGTCCATTACCACCTTCTGTGAAGGATATAGTGATCACCCTGATTATTATCGGCGTTCCTGTGGGGCTGATAGCCAAGCAGCCTGATCTGGGTACCTCGTTGTTGATTGGCTCGTCGGGTGCCTTTGTATTGCTGTTGGCGGGATTACGCAAACGACTGATTTTTTCCGCCATTATGTTGGCTATTCCTGCCGTGTTTGTGTTCTGGCAGTTCCTGATGCGGGATTACCAGAAACAACGGGTACTGACTTTCCTGAACCCGGAAAGTGATCCATGGGGCGCAGGCTGGAATATTATTCAGTCAAAAATCGCTATTGGTTCTGGTGGCCTTTATGGCAAAGGCTGGCTGCAGGGTACTCAGTCGCACCTGGACTTTCTGCCGGAAAGCCATACCGACTTTATTATTGCAGTGCTGGCTGAAGAAATGGGCCTGGTGGGATGTCTGATGCTGCTGGTACTGTATGCGTTGATTATTGGAAGAGGGCTGTTTATCACTCTGAAAGCCCAAACCTTGTTTGGTCGCCTGCTGGCAGGCAGCATCACGTTGACGTTTTTTGTCTATATCTTCGTCAATATTGGTATGGTCAGTGGTTTGCTGCCTGTAGTGGGAGTACCTCTGCCGCTGGTCAGTCGGGGGGGAACCTCTCTGGTAACACTGATGGCGGGCTTTGGAATGCTGATGTCGGTTCATACCCACAAGACCTTTCATCACCGGATGCGCTGA
- the rsfS gene encoding ribosome silencing factor, with amino-acid sequence MQSDQLKQLVIEAIEEMKGNDLTCLDVSEMTDVTDYMIIACGTSNRHVKSVADNVVQKCKGNGVQPLGMEGEDKSEWVLVDLGDVVVHIMLPATRAFYDLERLWETGRVEPTAEAAEA; translated from the coding sequence ATGCAATCTGATCAATTAAAGCAGCTGGTTATCGAAGCCATTGAGGAAATGAAAGGCAATGACCTGACATGTTTAGATGTTTCCGAGATGACGGACGTAACTGACTACATGATTATCGCCTGTGGTACGTCGAACCGCCATGTTAAGTCTGTGGCCGACAACGTTGTGCAAAAGTGCAAGGGTAACGGTGTTCAGCCTCTGGGCATGGAGGGTGAAGACAAGTCCGAGTGGGTTCTGGTGGATCTGGGAGACGTAGTGGTTCACATTATGCTGCCTGCTACCCGCGCGTTCTATGATCTGGAGCGTCTGTGGGAAACCGGTCGCGTCGAGCCGACAGCAGAAGCTGCTGAAGCCTGA
- the mrdA gene encoding penicillin-binding protein 2: MPANTLKDHKAEQRIVGTRVWLALFIMIVLVFVLIARLFYLQVLRYDEMSTQSEENRVLLQTIPPVRGLIYDTHGKLLAMNRSSRSLTIVRELAGDLDQLIADISTLVPITDNERRRFDQRIRRRRPFEPIPLKFNLDDEQIATVAVNQFRLPGVEIDADLVRYYPEGSIFAHSVGYVGRINDRELRTLDPALYSGTYVTGKIGLEKYYESILLGKPGYQEVETNARGRVLRILNQVPPEPGKDLELYLDTELQKVAIEALDGRRGAVVAMDPKTGGVLSMVSNPSFDPNLFVTGIDFESFDGLNKNIERPLYNRATLGEYPPASTIKPVIGLALLANDVVDKNTKIFDQGWFQLPGSDHRFRNWNRRGDGWVNLYQAMVRSNDTFFYKQAGELGIDRMHDFLSQFGLGRRTGIDIGEERPGLLPSREWKRGAYGQPWYPGETVIAIIGQGYNLATPLQLAEFTTILANRGKHVQPRLVKEDMPEIQSPEWGQDVDVRDEDWDLIIDSMEDVIKSPRGTAHWRIGRNLKYRIAGKTGTAQVVSIPQGEEYDAERLKEFERDHSLFVAFAPVEDPQIAISVIVENSGGAANVAKTVMDHYLLPRLNPSLTHGLSVDEALKAKVTN, encoded by the coding sequence ATGCCAGCGAATACCTTAAAGGATCATAAAGCGGAGCAACGGATTGTCGGCACCCGAGTCTGGCTGGCGTTGTTCATTATGATTGTTTTGGTGTTTGTGCTGATAGCCCGGTTATTTTATCTTCAGGTACTGCGTTATGATGAAATGTCTACGCAGTCTGAAGAAAACCGGGTTCTGCTACAAACCATCCCCCCGGTTCGCGGTCTGATTTATGACACCCATGGCAAACTGCTGGCGATGAATCGATCCAGTCGCAGTCTGACCATTGTGCGTGAACTGGCAGGCGATCTTGATCAACTGATCGCAGATATATCGACGTTAGTACCGATTACTGATAATGAACGACGCCGCTTTGACCAGCGGATAAGACGTCGCCGACCTTTTGAACCCATTCCCCTGAAATTTAATCTGGATGATGAACAGATTGCCACGGTGGCCGTCAATCAGTTCCGGTTACCCGGTGTTGAAATTGATGCGGACCTGGTTCGCTATTATCCGGAAGGCAGTATTTTTGCCCACTCGGTAGGCTACGTCGGACGTATTAATGACCGGGAACTGAGAACCCTTGATCCGGCCCTTTATAGTGGCACTTATGTGACCGGAAAAATTGGTCTGGAAAAATATTACGAATCCATCCTGCTGGGTAAGCCCGGTTATCAGGAAGTGGAAACCAATGCCCGTGGTCGGGTGCTCAGAATATTGAATCAGGTTCCACCGGAACCGGGTAAAGACCTTGAGTTGTATCTGGATACGGAGCTGCAGAAAGTGGCCATTGAGGCACTGGATGGACGACGTGGGGCTGTTGTTGCCATGGACCCCAAGACCGGTGGAGTGTTATCCATGGTCAGTAACCCGTCATTTGATCCCAACCTGTTTGTCACCGGCATCGATTTTGAAAGCTTTGACGGGTTGAACAAAAACATTGAACGGCCTTTGTATAACCGTGCGACGCTGGGTGAGTACCCACCGGCATCCACCATTAAGCCCGTTATAGGACTTGCGCTTCTGGCGAACGATGTGGTGGATAAAAATACCAAAATCTTCGATCAGGGCTGGTTTCAGTTGCCGGGCAGTGATCACCGCTTTCGTAACTGGAATCGCCGTGGTGACGGTTGGGTAAACCTGTATCAGGCGATGGTGCGTTCAAACGATACCTTTTTCTACAAGCAGGCTGGCGAACTGGGTATTGATAGAATGCATGACTTCCTTAGCCAGTTTGGTCTGGGGCGACGAACCGGTATTGATATTGGTGAAGAACGTCCGGGTCTTTTGCCGTCACGGGAATGGAAGCGTGGTGCTTATGGACAGCCCTGGTATCCGGGAGAAACCGTCATCGCCATTATTGGCCAGGGCTACAATTTGGCGACTCCTCTGCAACTGGCCGAGTTCACAACGATTCTGGCAAACCGTGGCAAACACGTTCAGCCCCGGCTGGTGAAGGAGGATATGCCCGAAATTCAGAGTCCCGAGTGGGGGCAGGATGTGGATGTCAGGGATGAAGACTGGGATCTGATCATTGACTCCATGGAGGATGTGATTAAAAGCCCGCGGGGAACCGCACACTGGCGTATTGGTCGAAACCTGAAGTACCGTATTGCGGGGAAAACCGGTACTGCACAGGTGGTCAGTATTCCTCAGGGGGAAGAATACGACGCTGAACGTTTGAAAGAGTTTGAGCGGGATCATAGTCTGTTTGTAGCTTTTGCACCGGTTGAAGATCCCCAGATAGCTATTTCCGTGATTGTAGAAAACAGCGGTGGTGCGGCCAATGTTGCAAAAACGGTGATGGATCATTATTTGCTCCCCAGGTTAAATCCATCTCTGACCCATGGTTTATCAGTGGATGAAGCTTTGAAAGCGAAGGTAACCAACTGA
- the rlmH gene encoding 23S rRNA (pseudouridine(1915)-N(3))-methyltransferase RlmH, whose amino-acid sequence MRIRLITVGSKMPGWVEEGYTEYSRRLGADLKLELVEIPLNRRSKGADVNRLQEKEANQMLAAVGQGDLVVTMEIKGKAWSTEQLADKMGEWMHSGRNVSLLVGGPEGLHPSCMAQADLRWSLSPLTLPHPLVRVVVAEQVYRAWSILKNHPYHK is encoded by the coding sequence ATGCGAATCAGGCTGATCACGGTTGGGTCAAAAATGCCCGGCTGGGTGGAAGAAGGTTACACCGAATATAGCCGCCGTCTGGGAGCCGACCTGAAGCTGGAACTGGTTGAAATTCCTCTCAACCGTCGCAGCAAAGGGGCAGACGTCAACCGTTTGCAGGAAAAGGAAGCAAACCAGATGCTCGCTGCTGTTGGGCAGGGTGATCTGGTGGTGACCATGGAGATCAAGGGTAAAGCCTGGAGTACCGAACAGCTCGCCGACAAAATGGGCGAATGGATGCACTCTGGCCGTAATGTCAGTTTGCTGGTGGGTGGTCCGGAAGGGTTACACCCGAGCTGTATGGCTCAGGCTGATCTACGCTGGTCTTTATCGCCACTGACGCTGCCCCACCCGCTGGTTCGCGTGGTGGTGGCTGAACAGGTGTATCGAGCCTGGAGTATTTTAAAAAATCATCCCTATCATAAATAG